From Xiphophorus maculatus strain JP 163 A chromosome 12, X_maculatus-5.0-male, whole genome shotgun sequence, the proteins below share one genomic window:
- the LOC102234974 gene encoding carnitine O-acetyltransferase-like, whose amino-acid sequence MLGVIVRAALRPGIANPCRLLRAVTQISERSFVYQEGLPKLPVPPLKQTCERYLAALEPIVSEEELEHTRVLIQEFLKGGVGERLQKGLERRARKTDNWLSEWWMQSAYLDCRMPVAVYTSTGVALPRMHFEDRQGQMRFAAKLIAGVLDFKRMVDAETLPIQYLNGKPLCMDQYYQILSTCRIPGPKRDAVVHYSAGTTPPTHVTVVHNFQFFVLDVYNSDGTPLTVDQLTMQLEKIWNSSLQTNKEPIGILTSQHRNTWGKAYNNLIKDRTNKESVRAIQKSIFTVCLDAPMLRVSDEMYLSRVAAQMLHGGGTRWNSGNRWFDKTLQFIVGEDGTCGLVYEHAPAEGPPIVFLIDYVVKYMQRPEMVRSPMVPLPMPQKLRFNITPEIKRDIEKAKQNMNIMVEDLDVKVLTFSHFGRNLPKQHELSPDAFVQMALQLAYFRMYDLCCPTYESATLRMFKYGRTEAIRSTTVDSLKFVQAMQDPSKQNKERFALLQKAVQAHKKNTHNAIHGQAIDRHLLGLKMQSIEDLTSMPEIFMDTSYAVAHHFNLYTSQVGSKTDCVMCFGPMVPDGYGVCYNPMDEHINIAITAFNSCEDTNAANFAQAVKKALLDMRALLTETAAARQ is encoded by the exons ATGTTGGGGGTTATCGTCAGAGCTGCG CTGCGTCCAGGCATTGCAAATCCATGCCGTTTACTCAGAGCGGTAACGCAGATATCAGAGAGGTCCTTTGTTTATCAGGAAGGTTTGCCCAAGCTACCTGTTCCACCTCTGAAGCAGACATGTGAGCGTTACCTGGCCGCCTTGGAGCCTATCGTCAGCGAGGAAGAACTGGAACACACTCGTGTTCTAATACAGGAGTTCCTGAAGGGTGGAGTAGGAGAACGGCTCCAGAAGGGGCTCGAGAGACGCGCTAGAAAGACGGATAACTGG CTGTCAGAATGGTGGATGCAATCAGCATATCTGGACTGTCGCATGCCTGTGGCCGTCTACACGAGCACTGGAGTCGCTCTGCCTCGAATGCACTTTGAAGATCGCCAAGGGCAGATGAG GTTTGCTGCCAAACTCATTGCAGGGGTTTTGGACTTTAAAAGAATGGTCGATGC AGAAACTCTGCCTATCCAGTATCTGAATGGAAAGCCTCTGTGCATGGACCAGTATTACCAGATCCTGTCCACATGCCGTATTCCCGGACCAAAGAGAGATGCGGTGGTGCATTACTCTGCAGGGACGACACCTCCTACTCACGTTACCGTGGTCCACAACTTTCAG ttttttgttttagatgtttacAACAGTGATGGCACACCACTGACAGTAGATCAGCTCACCATGCAGCTGGAGAAGATCTGgaattcttctttgcaaactAATAAGGAACCAATTGGCATCCTGACATCACAGCACCGCAACACCTGGGGAAAAGCTTACAACAACCTAATAAAGG ACAGGACAAATAAGGAATCGGTCCGTGCCATCCAGAAGAGcatatttacagtttgtttgGATGCTCCGATGCTCCGAGTGTCGGATGAAATGTATCTGAGCCGCGTGGCAGCCCAGATGCTCCATGGAGGTGGGACACGGTGGAACAGTGGCAACCGCTGGTTTGATAAAACGCTGCAG TTTATTGTCGGCGAGGACGGCACGTGTGGGCTGGTCTACGAGCATGCACCTGCTGAGGGTCCGCCTATTGTGTTTCTCATCGACTACGTTGTTAAATACAT GCAGAGACCTGAAATGGTTCGCTCTCCTATGGTTCCTCTGCCCATGCCTCAGAAGCTACGTTTCAACATCACGCCAGAGATCAAGAGAGACATAGAAAAAGCCAAACAGAACATGAACAT aatggtGGAGGACTTGGATGTGAAGGTGctcacattttctcattttggaaGAAATTTGCCAAAGCAGCATGAGCTGAGTCCAGATGCGTTTGTGCAAATGGCTCTACAGCTGGCTTACTTTAG gatGTATGATCTTTGCTGTCCTACTTATGAGAGCGCAACACTTAGAATGTTCAAATACGGACGCACAGAAGCAATCCGTTCCACCACTGTGGATTCACTTAAGTTTGTTCAGGCAATGCAAGACCCATCTAAGCAG AACAAGGAGAGGTTTGCTCTGTTGCAGAAGGCAGTTCAAGCTCACAAGAAAAACACGCATAAT gcaATCCATGGACAGGCTATCGACAGACATCTGCTCGGGCTGAAAATGCAGAGTATTGAAGATTTGACCTCTATGCCTGAGATATTCATGGACACCTCTTATGCAGTAGCTCATCATTTTAACCTCTATACTAGCcag GTTGGCTCCAAGACAGACTGCGTGATGTGTTTCGGTCCAATGGTGCCAGATGGCTACGGGGTGTGTTACAATCCCATGGATGAGCATATCAACATCGCGATCACGGCCTTCAACAGCTGTGAGGACACGAACGCTGCCAACTTCGCCCAGGCTGTAAAGAAAGCGTTGTTGGACATGAGAGCTCTCCTCACGGAAACAGCCGCGGCCAGACAGTGA
- the ier5l gene encoding immediate early response gene 5-like protein, translating into MECAFDAQNLISISLRKIQSSRTQRGGIKLHKNLLVTYVLRNARQFYMSKNSLQTQRTPPYEDAAAVHRRQEYIELTGSFTELADDFYCNFTGTESDTWHCGAHQSSAQPSELAHQDASACAMASPSDSELMVSEACWSCTDKSSWELPILNAQANQKTVLDLDTHVVTTVTNGYFHSDCCAQPKQPQAGAQCYTRKRKMDTSYYIVDPEFYLPDFVPCKRMRSEDDDDDNDDDGDDLQSDSGQLDSANISNLISVLGSGGLSEFVSWQQMDLEQIFGTQTICLKHTLLAGSGWTRAIEAF; encoded by the coding sequence ATGGAGTGTGCATTTGACGCACAGAACCTGATCTCCATTTCTTTAAGGAAAATCCAAAGCTCCAGGACGCAGAGAGGCGGCATCAAGCTCCACAAGAACTTGCTGGTAACGTACGTCCTCAGAAACGCCAGGCAGTTTTACATGAGCAAAAACTCACTGCAGACGCAGAGGACACCTCCGTACGAGGATGCGGCGGCGGTCCACAGGAGGCAAGAGTACATCGAGCTGACCGGCAGCTTCACGGAGTTGGCTGATGACTTCTACTGCAACTTTACAGGCACGGAGTCGGACACTTGGCACTGCGGAGCGCACCAGTCCAGCGCACAGCCCTCGGAGCTGGCGCACCAAGACGCCTCTGCGTGCGCAATGGCTTCTCCAAGTGACTCTGAGCTCATGGTCTCAGAAGCCTGCTGGAGCTGCACGGACAAATCTTCCTGGGAGTTACCCATCCTGAACGCACAAGCCAACCAAAAGACCGTCCTGGACTTGGACACGCATGTGGTGACAACTGTGACGAACGGATACTTCCACTCAGACTGTTGCGCGCAGCCAAAACAGCCGCAGGCGGGCGCGCAGTGCTACACCAGAAAGCGAAAGATGGACACAAGTTATTATATTGTTGACCCGGAGTTTTATTTGCCGGACTTTGTGCCGTGTAAGAGGATGAGgagtgaggatgatgatgatgataatgatgatgacgGTGATGATTTACAATCGGACTCGGGACAGCTGGACAGCGCGAACATCTCCAACCTGATCTCGGTTCTGGGATCAGGTGGGCTGTCTGAGTTTGTGAGTTGGCAGCAGATGGACCTTGAGCAGATATTCGGCACTCAGACAATTTGTTTAAAACACACACTGTTGGCAGGCAGTGGTTGGACCAGAGCAATCGAAGCGTTTTGA